In a genomic window of Trichoderma atroviride chromosome 4, complete sequence:
- a CDS encoding uncharacterized protein (EggNog:ENOG41~SECRETED:SignalP(1-17)), with the protein MRLSITIAVSAAITAWAAPAPMPMPIPPGIPSDDGARAALDNLIVAVPGSGSDYNRTLFPHWITISGTCDAREFVLKRDGAGVVVNSACVPTSGSWISPYDNAAFTNASKLDIDHMVPLKNAWISGASDWTTPQRQAFANDITIPQLWAVSASSNRSKGDKSPDKWKPPLSSFYCTYAKSWIEVKSSYALTISSAEKTALDSMLDTCE; encoded by the exons ATGAGACTCTCTATTACAATAGCCGtctccgccgccatcacggcctgggctgctccagctcctaTGCCCATGCCTATACCG CCCGGTATTCCCtcagatgatggcgccagaGCTGCTCTCGACAACCTCATAGTCGCCGTCCCCGGCTCCGGCAGCGATTACAACCGTACTTTGTTTCCCCATTGGATCACCATCTCCGGCACCTGTGATGCTCG CGAGTTTGTGTTGAAGCGTGATGGTGCGGGTGTCGTAGTCAACAGTGCTTGTGTGCCCACTTCTGGAAGTTGGATCAGCCCTTACGATAATGCAGCATTCACGAATGCATCCAAACTGGACATTGACCACATGGTTCCTCTAAAGAATGCATGGATT TCTGGTGCTTCAGACTGGACTACGCCACAGCGTCAAGCCTTTGCCAACGACATCACCATTCCTCAGCTTTGGGCCGTTTCTGCAAGCTCAAATCGCTCCAAGGGCGACAAGAGCCCCGATAAGTGGAAGCCTCCCCTGTCGAGCTTCTACTGCACTTACGCCAAGTCCTGGATCGAGGTCAAGAGCTCTTATGCGCTGACGATTTCGAGTGCGGAAAAGACGGCACTAGACAGTATGTTGGATACTTGCGAATAA
- a CDS encoding uncharacterized protein (EggNog:ENOG41~SECRETED:SignalP(1-20)~CAZy:GH16), with product MLRRLIFALLSTHLALPVQASLKDLSHCDPLKKDAHCPPDPALASKITFDFTKSTWGDQFTSFWTVDSSTSQDKRQLILNDTDGKGAAFTIWQDGQAPTLTSNKYMLFGKVRVQAQAAKGPGLITAIVLKSDSGDEIDWELLGAFENQAQTNYFFDGEPLFNTYNTTYRLDTSSFASAHTYGIDWTPTYINFSIDNVVRKSWRIGDNAIPAYKWPQTPMQVKLGIWSVSNGSDPGTVVWAGGLPDWSGRDAEKNPYRAYFKTLELEDYAGGCNETQKGAEIEYLYNERTNGWQNIQVKGCVKRTTPGAYPPPLPSSSIGSQPSHPSSSSPGPTDASGAPSQTGEQNPNESESSGDDSDSAALPNGRPSSPLGAVIFLLWLLSI from the exons ATGCTCCGACGgctcatcttcgccctcttATCCACCCATCTGGCTCTCCCCGTACAAGCCAGCCTCAAAGATCTATCTCACTGCGATCCCCTCAAAAAAGACGCCC ACTGTCCGCCTGATCCCGCACTCGCCAGCAAAATCACCTTTGACTTCACCAAATCCACCTGGGGCGACCAATTCACCTCCTTCTGGACCGTCGACTCTTCCACGTCCCAAGACAAACGCCAACTAATCTTGAACGACACTGATGGAAAAGGCGCCGCATTCACCATCTGGCAGGACGGCCAGGCTCCCACCTTAACCAGCAACAAATACATGCTCTTCGGCAAAGTCAGAGTTCAAGCTCAAGCCGCCAAAGGCCCAGGCCTCATCACCGCCATCGTCCTCAAGTCGGACTCGGGAGACGAAATCGACTGG GAACTCCTCGGCGCCTTTGAGAACCAAGCCCAGACAAACTACTTCTTCGACGGCGAGCCCCTATTCAACACCTACAACACAACCTACCGCCTCGACACATCCTCCTTCGCCTCCGCCCACACATACGGCATCGACTGGACCCCGACCTACATCAACTTCTCCATCGACAACGTCGTCCGCAAGTCCTGGCGCATCGGCGACAACGCAATCCCCGCCTACAAGTGGCCCCAGACTCCCATGCAAGTCAAGCTCGGCATCTGGTCCGTGAGCAACGGCAGCGACCCGGGCACCGTCGTCTGGGCCGGCGGGCTGCCCGATTGGAGTGGCCGCGACGCCGAGAAGAATCCCTACAGGGCCTACTTCAAGACGCTCGAGCTGGAGGACTACGCCGGCGGCTGCAACGAGACCCAGAAGGGCGCCGAGATTGAGTACCTGTACAATGAGCGCACAAACGGCTGGCAGAACATCCAAGTCAAGGGCTGTGTCAAGAGGACAACCCCCGGCGCctatcctcctcctctgccgtCTTCGTCCATCGGCTCTCAGCCTTCgcatccttcatcttcttctcctggcCCTACGGATGCCTCTGGCGCGCCGTCTCAAACAGGCGAGCAGAATCCAAATGAATCCGAGAGCAGCGGAGATGACAGTGACAGTGCTGCGCTGCCAAACGGGAGGCCATCTTCACCCCTTGGCGCCGTGATTTTCTTACTTTGGCTTCTTTCCATTTGA
- a CDS encoding uncharacterized protein (EggNog:ENOG41~TransMembrane:3 (i457-478o484-502i514-531o)) yields MSAEAEPGPSDSSKADKGKGVATHSRHVSIDENPHSAGRLRASSSPFTASPLPIRWPTSDTASKYPPPDESKSSENSYSHQTSQPQANNHQPPATPIEASSSSSAKGNREGGLSNAHPEEASETAHVKEKPRIDHRRRLSSKSHASPRQSSNHLDHPGQSPEDPIRIPGYRHSFNGRPPMPPEMPNFSPINTQGQPHQPFSGNFHNGGYGPQGIPFPAPDPPQPVFLPSPMQASFPPQLPMPNYQVPGLPLSGYELLVARLTGNMTGKKLAPIYRRFEGLHHRLLLSMQDELMEMEEQLRNLDAADTQLRKHHGGIHPASRRLESNSSTDTIWRRKELIKNIAGKLYQYNQVITSFNATYGLPEPNLQEVLAYQSYLRDFNPIVEGESQYLDFAGDLVHLGRRKRRPNGNPPDEPASPISQFASVLGFSPPPSSQISNASSSIHPAEGNSKLALNRLAIALAVIVLAPIVSFAVIPGFVGRMTVVFLVGLGSAAALFQSGLLRSVAETRSMTDWLLCVGVYGAAMAIIAGII; encoded by the exons ATGTCCGCTGAGGCAGAACCAGGGCCCTCGGATTCGTCCAAGGCGGATAAAGGGAAAGGAGTAGCTACGCACTCTCGGCATGTCAGCATTGACGAGAATCCACATTCAGCTGGACGTCTGAGAGCCTCCAGCTCACCCTTTACTGCATCGCCACTACCAATTAGATGGCCTACATCGGATACCGCTTCGAAATATCCGCCGCCTGATGAGAGCAAATCGTCAGAAAATAGTTACTCGCATCAGACTTCTCAGCCCCAAGCAAATAACCATCAACCTCCGGCTACACCTATAGaagcatcatcgtcatcatcggcaaAAGGTAACAGAGAGGGGGGGTTGTCCAACGCTCatccagaagaagcaagcGAGACAGCTCATGTCAAGGAGAAGCCAAGAATTGATCACCGTAGACGCTTAAGCTCAAAAAGCCACGCCAGCCCCAGGCAATCATCAAACCATCTAGACCATCCGGGACAGAGCCCTGAAGACCCAATTAGAA TCCCAGGCTACCGTCATTCATTCAATGGGAGACCCCCGATGCCTCCTGAAATGCCCAATTTTAGCCCCATCAACACTCAAGGCCAACCGCATCAACCCTTCTCCGGAAATTTCCATAACGGAGGATATGGCCCTCAAGGTATTCCATTTCCTGCTCCAGATCCGCCGCAGCCGGTATTTCTACCATCGCCTATGCAAGCTTCGTTCCCTCCACAGCTCCCAATGCCGAATTACCAAGTTCCTGGGCTGCCACTTAGCGGTTATGAACTCTTGGTAGCAAGGTTGACGGGTAACATGACGGGAAAGAAACTTGCACCCATATATCGTCGATTCGAAGGCCTCCATCACCGGCTACTGCTATCGATGCAAGATGAGctcatggagatggaagaacaGCTACGCAATCTTGATGCAGCAGATACCCAGCTCCGGAAACACCATGGAGGGATACACCCAGCATCCCGGCGACTAGAGAGCAATAGCTCAACGGACACTATCTGGAGGAGGAAGGAGCTGATTAAAAACATTGCTGGAAAACTATACCAATATA ATCAGGTCATCACCTCATTCAACGCTACTTACGGCTTACCAGAGCCAAACCTTCAAGAAGTCCTCGCCTATCAATCTTACCTCAGAGATTTCAATCCTATAGTAGAGGGTGAGTCCCAGTACCTAGACTTTGCAGGCGACCTCGTCCATCTGGGACGGCGCAAACGGCGGCCGAACGGCAATCCTCCAGACGAACCGGCCAGCCCGATATCTCAATTCGCCAGCGTGCTTGGGTTTTCTCCTCCGCCTAGCAGTCAAATCTCCAACGCCAGCAGCTCGATCCATCCGGCAGAAGGCAATTCAAAGCTGGCTCTGAATCGCCTTGCTATAGCTCTAGCCGTAATCGTGCTTGCGCCAATAGTCAGCTTCGCCGTGATCCCTGGTTTTGTCGGCCGTATGACGGTCGTCTTCCTGGTGGGTCTTGGGAGTGCTGCTGCGTTGTTTCAGTCTGGACTGCTTAGGTCTGTGGCGGAGACTCGCAGTATGACGGATTGGTTGCTTTGCGTGGGAGTTTATGGGGCGGCAATGGCTATAATTGCTGGTATCATTTGA
- a CDS encoding uncharacterized protein (BUSCO:EOG092D29YU) has translation MSRRSASELSRYLLEGHLSHRGCINGQRLSSRTVPIWSSLRHPYALRHLHTKTEPAVAGVPQPAHVPLRKQLKEQAKQAKKQGKKKSKGDSQTVDGWELTVGIEIHAQLNTSRKLFSPATTSFNDEPNSHVALFDVAMPGSQPLFQKETLIPALRAALALNCEIQPVSRFDRKHYFWWDQPSGYQITQFYEPFAKQGHITLLARDGISAEDGESVTVGIKQVQLEQDTAKTLAQTGSVHWLDFNRVGVPLIEIITEPEMHHPRTAAVLVRKIQLLLNTVDSCVSGMETGGLRADVNVSVRRTDDPSKTLGTRTEIKNLSTIKAVEDAIIAERDRQIRELEAGNVIAGETRGWTIGSKETRRLRGKEGEVDYRYMPDPDLPPLVIGNDLVQSLRQTLAVLPDTELDKLVMHYGLTPKDALSLITLDNGSRVQYFYRVLALLEAKLRADADLPELPDVASYSTLAANWILHELGRLTTYKAGPLASGDLSFTQLGECAQVPDEDLSHLLYHLYRKHVTGKVAKELLIAVYLKELEGGILEAINANDLWFKEISKEEYNTLAASAAEGEDKVLEEFADEQKYPQGKLMYLVGKMMRLGPTERIDPATAESSMRLWIERFHGRQ, from the coding sequence ATGAGCCGCAGATCTGCTAGTGAGCTCAGCAGATATCTGCTTGAGGGTCATCTATCACACCGGGGATGTATCAATGGCCAGCGACTATCTTCACGGACAGTGCCTATCTGGTCGTCACTACGCCATCCCTATGCTCTTCGGCACTTACACACCAAAACTGAGCCGGCCGTAGCAGGAGTACCACAACCAGCTCATGTACCCTTGCGGAAGCAACTGAAGGAGCAGgcgaagcaagcaaaaaagcaaggcaaaaagaaatccaAGGGCGATTCACAGACCGTGGATGGTTGGGAACTGACTGTCGGTATTGAAATCCATGCCCAGCTCAACACCTCCCGCAAGCTGTTTTCACCAGCTACGACCTCGTTCAATGATGAGCCAAACAGCCACGTGGCGTTGTTTGATGTTGCAATGCCAGGCAGTCAGCCCTTGTTTCAAAAGGAGACACTGATTCCGGCTCTTCGGGCAGCACTGGCCCTTAATTGCGAGATACAACCTGTCAGCCGGTTTGACAGGAAGCATTACTTTTGGTGGGACCAGCCCTCGGGCTACCAGATTACGCAATTCTACGAACCGTTTGCCAAGCAAGGACACATTACGCTACTTGCTCGCGACGGCATCTCTgccgaggatggagagagtGTCACTGTCGGAATCAAGCAGGTCCAGCTCGAGCAAGACACGGCCAAGACCCTTGCACAGACGGGGAGCGTCCACTGGCTAGATTTCAACCGTGTTGGTGTACCCTTGATCGAGATAATCACCGAGCCGGAGATGCATCACCCGCGCacggctgctgtgcttgtgCGCAAGATTCAGCTTCTCCTCAACACAGTTGACTCTTGTGTGTCTGGTATGGAGACGGGCGGACTTCGAGCTGATGTGAACGTGTCTGTTCGAAGGACTGACGATCCGAGCAAAACGCTTGGCACCCGCACCGAGATTAAAAACTTGAGCACCATCAAGGCAGTGgaagatgccatcatcgccgagCGTGATCGTCAGATTCGAGAACTGGAAGCAGGCAACGTGATTGCTGGGGAAACGCGTGGCTGGACCATTGGATCCAAAGAAACACGTCGTCTGCGTGGTAAAGAGGGCGAGGTTGATTATCGTTATATGCCCGACCCTGACTTGCCGCCTCTTGTAATTGGAAATGACCTTGTGCAAAGCCTTCGGCAGACGCTCGCTGTCCTGCCAGATACTGAGCTCGACAAGCTGGTTATGCATTACGGCCTCACACCCAAGGATGCTCTTTCACTCATCACACTCGACAATGGGTCGCGCGTGCAGTATTTCTACCGAGTCCTCGCTTTGTTGGAGGCTAAGCTGCGAGCTGATGCAGATCTTCCGGAGCTTCCCGACGTCGCTTCCTATTCGACTCTGGCGGCTAACTGGATTCTTCACGAGCTCGGCCGTCTGACAACATACAAAGCCGGGCCACTAGCGTCAGGGGATCTTTCATTTACACAGCTAGGAGAGTGTGCCCAAGTGCCAGACGAGGACTTGTCGCATCTCCTCTATCACCTCTACCGCAAGCACGTCACCGGCAAAGTCGCAAAGGAGCTCCTCATTGCGGTATACTTGAAGGAACTTGAGGGAGGCATTCTGGAGGCCATCAATGCCAACGATCTCTGGTTCAAGGAGATATCCAAGGAAGAGTACAATACTCTTGCTGCATCGGCTGCCGAGGGCGAAGACAAGGTGCTAGAGGAATTTGCTGACGAGCAAAAGTATCCTCAAGGCAAGCTAATGTATCTAGTCGGCAAGATGATGCGCCTCGGCCCCACGGAGAGAATCGATCCCGCTACGGCTGAGAGCTCGATGAGGTTGTGGATCGAAAGATTTCATGGTAGGCAATGA
- a CDS encoding uncharacterized protein (EggNog:ENOG41), which translates to MSFLTRTINASRTAAIATPASRIAVARSSRTFTTSLAAQKTASETVKDELKHIDRVVSDKLVDGINLASAASHKVRETAEDLSNSGVAEQVEGEAAHAKGKAQEMKGRAQGKMSEMSGKAQEMKGKAKGAAAETKGKAKESLEEMQSNLFE; encoded by the exons ATGTCTTTCCTCACTCGCACCATCAACGCAAGCAGGACTGCCGCCATTGCGACACCTGCATCGCGTATTGCCGTGGCCCGATCGTCGCGGACGTTTACCACCTCGCTCGCTGCTCAAAAGACGGCCTCCGAGACGGTTAAGGATGAGCTCAAGCACATTGACAGAGTTGTGAGCGACAAGCTTGTGGATGGAATCAACCTTGCCT CCGCCGCATCACATAAAGTCAGAGAAACAGCCGAAGACCTGTCCAACAGCGGTGTCGCCGAGCAGGTCGAAGGTGAAGCCGCTCACGCCAAAGGCAAGGCACAGGAGATGAAAGGTCGCGCCCAGGGCAAGATGTCAGAAATGTCAGGCAAGGCTCAAGAGATGAAGGGCAAAGCAaagggagctgctgcagagacAAAGGGAAAAGCCAAGGAAAGTTTGGAAGAGATGCAGAGCAATTTGTTTGAGTAA
- a CDS encoding uncharacterized protein (TransMembrane:6 (i81-98o118-141i153-174o180-201i208-227o247-266i)): MSGPAVGADPAQGYNKESEAPPPTNGHHAQNQGNPAGMSQYPNYQYIPFGNAQDPNFQGRPHQAMVSQVYQPTLGKIGNPGPLGLIGFALTTFVLGLYQCGAGLPNSNPLGTVGPDQAVFGVAVFFGGMAQFVAGVMEFVLGNTFGCTLHCSYGAFWLAFAMFLVPTLGIQAAYNGDQRAFSFAVGIFLIIWCFLTIIFFVAALKTNFTILMVLGLLALAFFFLSIAQFVSTEHLTAAIRLNRAGGAFAVFCAMFAFYAGAAGLMLKDTTFVTFPLGEIPYPSVKREKAARAQV, from the exons ATGTCTGGTCCTGCTGTCGGTGCAGACCCTGCTCAAGGGTATAACAAAGAGAGTGAggcaccgccgccaaccaACGGGCATCATGCTCAGAATCAAGGCAATCCCGCTGGGATGTCACAGTATCCGAATTACCAATATATTCCGTTTGGCAACGCCCAAGACCCAAATTTTCAAGGTCGACCTCACCAGGCCATGGTTTCCCAGGTCTATCAGCCTACTTTGGGAAAGATTGGTAACCCCGGACCTCTTGGCCTGATTGGCTTCGCTTTGACTACATTCGTTCTCGGGCTTTACCAGTGTGGTGCTGG TCTTCCCAACTCCAACCCTCTGGGTACTGTTGGTCCTGACCAGGCCGTCTTTGGCGTTGCCGTATTCTTCGGAGGCATGGCCCAGTTTGTTGCTGGTGTCATGGAATTCGTGCTTGGAAATACTTTTGGTTGCACCCTCCACTGCTCATACGGGGCTTTCTGGCTTGCCTTTGCCATGTTTTTGGTCCCTACGTTGGGCATTCAGGCCGCATATAATGGAGACCAACGCGCCTTTAGCTTTGCTGTCGGCATTTTCCTCATTATATGGTGCTTCctcaccatcatcttcttcgttgCGGCGCTCAAGACCAACTTTACGATTTTGATGGTGCTTGGCCTGCTTGCActcgctttcttcttcctcagcatCGCACAGTTCGTCTCGACCGAGCATCTTACGGCGGCGATCCGCTTGAACCGTGCTGGTGGTgcctttgccgtcttctGCGCCATGTTTGCATTCtacgctggtgctgctggtctCATGCTCAAGGACACGACCTTTGTCACCTTTCCGCTTGGAGAGATTCCATATCCCTCAGTCAAAAGGGAGAAGGCGGCGAGGGCCCAGGTTTAA